The Lolium rigidum isolate FL_2022 chromosome 2, APGP_CSIRO_Lrig_0.1, whole genome shotgun sequence genomic interval TTGGCATGCATGATGGGTATTTCATAAACATACGTAGATGGCCTATTTCAGCCTGCTTAATGCTTAAGACTCCCGAAAAGCCCACGACACTCAGCACAAATACGACGCGCAAAGCGCAACGCACGCGCACACACTCGCACCTTCTAAAATTCCAATCGCAAGCTCACTTGGACCCAAGCAGTGGTGTGGCGAGACCGCGAGAGCACGAAGAAGCATGGCTGCGCGCATCACGGCAACGTTCCTCCCCATCCTCTCTCTGTTCCTGCTACTCGCGGGCACCGGCGCCGCTGACGACGACAAGGCGTTCGTGTACGCCGGCTGCTCGCAGGGGCGTTACGACGCCGGGACGCAGTACGAGTCCGGCGTGGACTCCGTGCTCACCTCGCTCGCCAACAGCGCGCCCTACGCCCCCTACGCCAACACCACCTCCCCCTCGGCAGCAGCCCCTGTTGCTGGCCTCTACCAGTGCCGCtccgacctcgccgccgccgtctgcaaCGGGTGCGTCCGCTCCGCCATCTCCAGGCTCTCCTCCCTCTGCTCCTGGTCCACTGGCGGCGCCGTGCAGCTGCACGACTGCTTCGTGCGCTACGGGAACGACTCCTTCGTCGGGAAGCCGAACACGGCCGTGCTCTTCAAGAAGTGCGGCGGCTCGCCTGGGGACGCCGGCGGCGTCGCCATGAGGGACTCGGCGCTCGGTGCGCTGGCTGCCGCAGCGGCGCCAGCCGGCGGAGGGTACCGCGCGGGCGGATCGGGCGGCGTGCAGGCCATGTCGCAGTGCGTGGGGGACCTCGACGCCAAGGCCTGCTCCGACTGCGTCTCGGCCGCGGCCAGCCAGCTCAAGGCCGGGTGCGGCTCcgctaccaccggcgaggtgtacCTCGGCAAGTGCTACGCTCGGTTCTGGTCTAACGGTGGCGGCTTTGCCAGCAGCGACGCCGTGCACGGTGAGCGGCTGTTTCTTGCCGTCGCCGGCGGTTTCTTCGCTTCGGTGGTCTACTTCTCGCTGGTGCTAGCGTAGTTACAGTTGCAGGTTTGCACTTTGCAGTATTGTGTTAAGATTAGctatgttgtgctattgccaACGCGCGTATGTCGTCGTAATGCTCGTATGATACAGTGCACTTTTGCTCTGGACGTGCTTAGCAAAAAATAACATACTCGTACGTGTAAGCTGTAACCTAGCTGAATCTCTGAAGTGTGTAACTGTAAATCTGATCTCATGGagtgtaaattatgtttttattgCATTCTTCTATTTAGTCGTAGTTTCTACTTTCAACTTACCCTCTAACCATGTAATGCTTCTGTAGCATCTCAATGGTTTATACAAAGCGCCAACACGACCTCCTGACAACCATTCAGCCATTCAGAATTTCAGATAACCGTACTACATACGATGTAAGTATAGAGAAAAACATACATATATGCGGTTATTCAGAATTTCAGATAACCATATCACATATAATGTAGTATAGTGATTAGTGTTTCAAAAAAAACACCACTCTACGTAGGGTTTCAAAATCCCGCCACATTACATGTAAGCATTTAGATAACCATACCGGATACAAGGTTTTCTAATTCTACAGTAGCAAGCACATGCAATAATTATTTTCAGCGCACATAGACAGAATGCAAGGCCTTGCTAGCTGAACCGACCCATCATGCAGCGCTCGGCATGTCACAAGCAGAACATGATGGATAAAAAAGAGCTTTAATTTTTTCCGCTTTATCTTTGCTTTGTTGATTTTTGATGTGGAGTCGCTTTAGACCAGCCACACTGGTGCGCCGATTCAGCAAAATATGTGTCAGAGGTTGGACTCGGCTAGGTTATGTTGTAGTGTATAGAATGGACC includes:
- the LOC124688272 gene encoding plasmodesmata-located protein 7-like, with protein sequence MAARITATFLPILSLFLLLAGTGAADDDKAFVYAGCSQGRYDAGTQYESGVDSVLTSLANSAPYAPYANTTSPSAAAPVAGLYQCRSDLAAAVCNGCVRSAISRLSSLCSWSTGGAVQLHDCFVRYGNDSFVGKPNTAVLFKKCGGSPGDAGGVAMRDSALGALAAAAAPAGGGYRAGGSGGVQAMSQCVGDLDAKACSDCVSAAASQLKAGCGSATTGEVYLGKCYARFWSNGGGFASSDAVHGERLFLAVAGGFFASVVYFSLVLA